In Reichenbachiella agarivorans, one genomic interval encodes:
- a CDS encoding glycosyltransferase has translation MKHGIVIPCYNESSRLELNTFIEFAKNHHDITLCFVNDGSSDPTRSTLAGIKNLVHENVFVFNVEKNAGKANAVRQGALFLHRETDVDTIGFLDADLSTSFQDYGDLLTEIESSKGNLKIVFGSRNINDGVNEIERNPIRKLVSDMIRVLIFMITRLRIADTQCGAKVFHRELIPMIYDQSFFSRWLFDVEILLRVKKKMGKDSFLGIFLEKPLKTWVHMEGSKLSAKDSIMIPWNLIQIWLEYECKPMLKNAHLVVKR, from the coding sequence ATGAAACACGGAATCGTAATACCCTGCTATAATGAATCATCCAGATTAGAACTGAACACATTCATTGAATTTGCCAAGAATCATCACGATATCACGCTTTGCTTCGTCAACGACGGGAGCAGTGATCCTACGAGATCAACCTTGGCCGGAATCAAAAACTTGGTTCACGAAAATGTATTTGTCTTTAATGTAGAAAAAAATGCTGGAAAAGCCAACGCTGTAAGACAAGGAGCTTTGTTTTTGCATCGTGAAACAGATGTAGATACCATTGGCTTTCTAGATGCAGATCTATCTACTTCCTTTCAGGATTATGGAGACCTACTCACAGAAATCGAAAGTTCAAAAGGCAATCTAAAGATTGTTTTTGGCTCTAGGAATATCAACGATGGAGTCAATGAGATCGAACGAAATCCAATCAGAAAGCTTGTCAGCGATATGATTAGGGTTCTCATCTTTATGATCACTCGTTTGAGAATCGCAGACACGCAGTGTGGAGCGAAGGTCTTCCACAGAGAGTTAATTCCAATGATATATGATCAATCTTTCTTTTCTAGATGGTTGTTTGATGTGGAGATTCTACTAAGAGTTAAAAAGAAAATGGGCAAAGATTCTTTCTTAGGTATATTCCTAGAAAAGCCACTCAAAACCTGGGTTCACATGGAAGGGTCAAAATTAAGTGCCAAAGATTCAATCATGATTCCATGGAATCTGATTCAAATATGGCTTGAGTATGAATGTAAACCCATGCTTAAAAATGCTCATTTGGTTGTGAAGAGATAG
- a CDS encoding cupin domain-containing protein, producing the protein MDQANKQALILQANEGRKYQMGSMQAVFKADEAETHAQYSISEWWMDPHAQGPGAHLHDENDEVFYVLEGTASILVGEEWISAGKGAFVRIPAGMLHDFENRTDHKMGLLNFYIPGGFERNMPAIVQWFEDHQNG; encoded by the coding sequence ATGGATCAAGCAAACAAACAGGCCCTCATATTGCAGGCCAACGAAGGTAGAAAATACCAAATGGGAAGCATGCAGGCGGTATTCAAAGCTGATGAAGCTGAAACGCACGCTCAATACAGTATATCAGAATGGTGGATGGATCCTCACGCTCAGGGGCCAGGAGCGCATCTGCATGACGAAAATGATGAAGTTTTTTATGTATTGGAGGGTACTGCATCGATATTGGTTGGTGAGGAGTGGATCAGTGCTGGCAAAGGCGCTTTTGTCAGAATCCCTGCTGGTATGCTGCATGATTTTGAGAATCGTACAGATCATAAAATGGGCTTGTTGAACTTCTATATTCCTGGGGGATTTGAGAGAAACATGCCAGCGATAGTACAATGGTTTGAAGATCACCAGAATGGTTGA
- a CDS encoding VOC family protein, with translation MASVSTYLNFPRNTEEAFNFYKSVFGGEFFGEGPMRFGDVPAQEGMPPLAEEDKNLIMHIELKILGVHNLMGTDAPESMGFQVNFGNNSYINLQPDTRSETKRLFDALAKGGQVTMELQDMFWGDYYGSCTDQFGVQWMFNCGEKVK, from the coding sequence ATGGCAAGTGTAAGTACTTATCTCAATTTTCCTCGCAATACGGAGGAAGCATTCAATTTTTACAAATCAGTTTTTGGAGGAGAATTCTTTGGAGAGGGACCGATGCGTTTTGGAGATGTTCCAGCTCAAGAAGGGATGCCACCCTTGGCCGAAGAAGATAAAAATCTCATCATGCACATTGAGCTCAAAATACTAGGGGTCCATAATTTGATGGGAACCGACGCACCAGAATCTATGGGATTTCAAGTCAATTTTGGCAACAATTCATACATCAATCTGCAACCAGATACCCGATCTGAAACCAAGAGACTTTTTGATGCACTGGCCAAAGGTGGTCAAGTGACCATGGAGCTGCAGGATATGTTTTGGGGGGATTACTATGGCAGTTGCACGGATCAGTTTGGTGTGCAATGGATGTTCAATTGCGGAGAAAAGGTGAAATAA
- a CDS encoding PAS domain-containing protein produces the protein MKDRPSIHDSVFNLLPDVWYLVTTSGELIDASQKLMSEFGCQLTEVIGQNLAAIFNCTGFDDLHQRTLDKGQVVAQILDIKNQQGKHFIVSISTSIVESKDGKHEILGSMRNITDHVAIYREQQDSLLSFVDVINSSLDGMMIIDIPTRRVLDANDKALEIFGYTLQEIKSIPIHQAALGSETEMIEFFEYLLKKGEIRIERKIMHKNGDLMDVELSARMMQIGEGNLFQCNIRDITLKKRLYKINKFKGEVLAMKEFGRTMTDILVRLCTELDQVYLRRSFGVIAFEPDCDPWIFGKQTSIPVSFQHWLIQLMVKDKEKFNFLRRQCFNENFETYIHHLNEDEGHSVKYMSWSCFSIYKGVQLVGSMVVFNQSENDMHSEELESIGQLIQIIGNVYQKIEQEKLLLNSENRYRELVDNSPMAIGVYVEGKIEFANQEFYNILKLDFNKKIGAQDLIALVPPDQMPEILKLVDQIREQGQIPITELTLIDAGGDTFTIMLQGTVVSYMGRESLQFVFYDISDRKKIEMDLKESREKFRLAAQGANAGISDHDLIANKMWWSSRMYELMGYEEGEIEASIENFRALLHPDDLIMLRSEIAKNETKYSIEYRLRLKNGEYRWFQASGQGQKDEQGNTIRRVGILVDIHQRKVAENQVRDRERLLNTTGMVAKVGGWQIDKQNRILKWTDQTFLIYGLDPRQDISLDVALSFYNDQDSDKIKKAIDACFAGEPFEFTFRFTSATGKELWVDFSGIPVYEEGEIVKIVGAQRDLTHYIHQIEGIREKERKLVNANHLAQLGNWEWYLDSNTYYWSEELYRILGVKASQKPTLELLESTLLPGSKLEFAAMLQRSLVDEVAAQVELQLMQPNTGLLKYISVRAINARNEKGKVVRVFGTVQDITDRKQVEIDRQQRALYSNVVLGLNAIASNVQNDCYLTKEYCKALVEQVGFDWVWIADVESLTSTGFRPESYHFSELAYKTLDINTVVQSEIAEPALNVIKGKKMIAISEISHCDQFPKWKKAISVHGFQSYISIPYFQGDQLKGGINLYSLTKLDFTDSLEEFLFNLADDYAKSLYAIHLKKNRDELNEYNKLLLDSLDVVSISYDLLNKKASIFGNTQNLVGYDSIELEEMLKDFRKYVHPNDLAMMMSQLDSTIMSGGNFDVDFRIKRHDNRTVWINSIGKVYWEENALVRIVGILINTDEKKQQEMNQVKAQMAVRDNERIRIARSIHDSLGQTLTIACMSLDAISDDVKKLHVDRQELYHDAYKLLNEAIEESRTISHNLMPSILMDFGLVKSIRSDITKLNRSGQIQFDFEFDEASNRRFDQEIEVNLYNITREAVKNILKHSQATQAKLEISLVDQLLTLKISDNGVGLDPNIAKSKDGLGLGSIESRAISIGAEIYISGEGGCSIHIELEVIE, from the coding sequence ATGAAAGATCGGCCTTCAATTCATGATAGTGTATTCAACCTGCTACCTGATGTTTGGTATCTGGTGACTACCTCAGGCGAACTCATAGATGCTAGTCAAAAGCTGATGAGTGAATTTGGATGTCAATTGACTGAAGTTATCGGTCAGAATCTGGCAGCTATATTCAATTGTACGGGGTTCGATGATTTGCACCAGAGGACACTAGACAAAGGACAGGTCGTAGCTCAAATACTGGACATCAAAAACCAACAAGGCAAACATTTCATTGTTTCTATCTCCACCTCCATAGTAGAATCCAAGGATGGAAAACACGAGATACTGGGCAGTATGCGCAATATCACAGATCATGTGGCGATTTATCGCGAGCAGCAAGATAGTCTCTTGAGTTTTGTGGATGTGATCAACTCTAGTTTGGACGGAATGATGATCATTGACATCCCAACCAGACGTGTGTTGGATGCCAATGACAAAGCCTTGGAGATCTTTGGCTATACCTTGCAGGAAATCAAATCCATCCCAATTCATCAAGCAGCACTGGGTTCAGAAACCGAGATGATAGAGTTTTTTGAATACCTATTGAAAAAAGGTGAGATCAGGATCGAAAGGAAAATCATGCACAAGAATGGTGATCTGATGGACGTGGAACTATCAGCAAGAATGATGCAGATAGGTGAAGGCAATTTGTTTCAGTGCAATATCCGTGATATCACACTCAAAAAGCGATTGTACAAGATCAATAAATTCAAAGGAGAGGTCTTGGCGATGAAGGAGTTTGGTAGAACCATGACGGATATTTTGGTGAGGTTATGCACGGAGCTGGATCAAGTCTATCTCAGAAGGAGTTTTGGTGTAATTGCATTTGAACCTGATTGTGACCCATGGATTTTTGGAAAGCAAACAAGTATTCCAGTAAGCTTTCAACATTGGCTGATTCAGTTGATGGTCAAAGACAAGGAGAAGTTTAATTTTTTGAGAAGGCAATGTTTCAATGAAAATTTTGAAACCTATATCCATCACCTCAATGAAGATGAGGGACATTCTGTTAAATACATGAGCTGGTCTTGTTTTTCTATTTACAAGGGAGTACAGCTAGTAGGGTCTATGGTGGTATTTAATCAGTCAGAAAATGACATGCACTCTGAAGAACTGGAAAGCATAGGTCAACTCATCCAAATCATCGGAAACGTATATCAAAAAATAGAGCAGGAAAAACTGTTGTTGAACAGCGAGAATCGGTACCGGGAATTGGTGGACAATTCTCCCATGGCGATTGGTGTCTATGTCGAGGGAAAAATAGAGTTTGCCAATCAGGAATTTTATAATATTCTAAAGTTAGACTTCAATAAGAAGATTGGTGCTCAGGACCTGATCGCCTTAGTCCCTCCTGATCAAATGCCTGAAATATTGAAACTGGTGGATCAAATCAGGGAGCAAGGACAAATCCCCATCACAGAACTCACGTTGATTGATGCTGGAGGTGACACATTTACGATTATGCTCCAAGGGACAGTGGTAAGCTATATGGGCAGAGAATCTCTCCAGTTTGTGTTTTACGACATTTCGGACAGAAAAAAAATCGAAATGGATCTGAAGGAAAGTCGTGAAAAATTTCGCTTGGCAGCACAGGGAGCAAACGCTGGTATTTCTGATCATGATTTGATTGCCAATAAGATGTGGTGGTCATCTAGGATGTACGAATTGATGGGGTACGAAGAAGGAGAAATAGAGGCCAGTATTGAAAACTTCAGAGCACTGCTACATCCAGATGACTTGATAATGCTGCGGTCCGAGATCGCTAAGAATGAAACTAAGTACTCGATCGAGTACCGCCTCAGGTTGAAAAATGGTGAATACAGATGGTTTCAGGCCAGTGGTCAGGGGCAGAAGGATGAACAAGGGAATACAATCAGAAGAGTGGGGATTTTGGTTGATATCCACCAACGCAAAGTAGCGGAAAACCAAGTGCGTGACAGAGAGCGTTTGCTCAATACCACAGGAATGGTTGCCAAAGTAGGTGGATGGCAAATTGATAAGCAAAATCGAATACTCAAATGGACAGATCAGACCTTTTTGATTTATGGTCTTGATCCTCGACAAGATATTTCTCTCGACGTAGCGTTGAGTTTTTACAATGACCAAGACAGCGACAAAATCAAGAAAGCGATAGATGCCTGTTTTGCAGGAGAGCCCTTTGAGTTTACTTTTCGCTTCACTTCAGCTACAGGGAAGGAATTGTGGGTTGATTTTTCGGGGATCCCTGTGTATGAAGAGGGTGAAATCGTAAAAATAGTAGGTGCACAAAGAGATTTGACACATTACATTCATCAGATCGAAGGGATCAGAGAGAAAGAGAGGAAGTTAGTCAACGCCAATCATTTGGCACAATTGGGTAATTGGGAGTGGTATTTGGACAGCAATACCTATTATTGGTCAGAGGAGCTCTATCGTATCTTGGGAGTGAAGGCTTCTCAAAAACCCACCTTAGAGTTGCTAGAAAGTACTTTGCTCCCAGGTTCCAAATTGGAGTTTGCAGCAATGCTGCAGCGATCACTTGTTGATGAGGTTGCTGCACAGGTGGAACTACAGCTGATGCAACCCAACACAGGACTGCTCAAATACATTTCTGTCAGAGCGATCAATGCACGAAATGAAAAGGGAAAAGTCGTGAGAGTATTTGGTACGGTGCAAGACATCACGGATCGCAAACAAGTAGAAATTGACCGTCAGCAGCGAGCCCTTTACTCCAATGTCGTCTTGGGACTGAATGCCATCGCGTCCAATGTGCAAAATGACTGTTATCTGACTAAGGAGTATTGCAAAGCTTTGGTCGAACAAGTTGGGTTTGACTGGGTGTGGATCGCAGATGTGGAGAGTCTTACAAGTACTGGTTTTAGACCAGAGAGCTATCATTTCAGTGAATTGGCTTATAAAACCTTAGATATCAATACTGTAGTTCAATCCGAAATCGCAGAGCCTGCTTTGAATGTAATCAAAGGGAAGAAAATGATAGCGATTTCAGAGATAAGTCACTGTGATCAGTTTCCTAAATGGAAGAAGGCAATTTCAGTTCATGGCTTTCAGTCCTACATTTCTATTCCTTATTTTCAAGGTGATCAATTGAAGGGGGGCATCAATTTGTACAGTCTGACCAAACTTGATTTCACAGATTCTCTAGAAGAATTTTTATTCAATCTGGCAGATGATTATGCGAAAAGTCTGTACGCTATTCATCTCAAGAAAAACAGAGATGAGCTCAATGAATACAACAAGCTGCTGCTAGACTCGCTTGATGTGGTGTCTATCAGCTATGATTTGCTCAACAAGAAGGCTTCTATATTTGGAAACACACAGAATCTAGTTGGATATGATTCGATTGAATTGGAAGAGATGCTCAAGGACTTTCGAAAATATGTGCACCCCAATGACTTGGCCATGATGATGAGTCAGTTGGATTCTACCATCATGTCAGGAGGTAATTTTGATGTGGACTTTAGGATCAAGCGTCATGACAATCGTACCGTATGGATCAATTCGATCGGGAAGGTGTACTGGGAAGAAAATGCCTTGGTCAGGATCGTAGGGATACTCATCAATACCGATGAGAAGAAACAGCAGGAAATGAATCAGGTCAAGGCACAAATGGCAGTCAGAGACAACGAAAGAATCAGAATCGCCCGCTCGATTCACGATAGTCTCGGACAGACCCTGACTATCGCTTGTATGAGTCTAGATGCTATTTCGGACGATGTGAAAAAGCTCCATGTCGATAGGCAGGAGTTGTATCATGATGCATACAAACTGCTCAATGAGGCCATCGAAGAGTCCAGGACGATTTCGCACAATCTGATGCCTTCTATTTTGATGGATTTTGGATTGGTCAAATCTATTCGTTCTGATATCACCAAACTCAATAGATCAGGTCAAATCCAGTTTGATTTTGAGTTTGACGAGGCGAGCAACAGACGTTTTGATCAGGAGATCGAGGTGAACTTGTACAACATCACACGTGAGGCTGTCAAGAACATATTGAAACACTCACAGGCTACTCAAGCCAAACTTGAAATCAGCTTGGTGGATCAGCTCTTAACACTAAAAATCAGTGACAATGGGGTAGGTTTAGATCCCAACATTGCCAAGTCAAAAGATGGTTTAGGGCTGGGGAGTATAGAGAGTAGGGCCATCAGTATAGGAGCTGAGATATATATATCAGGAGAGGGAGGTTGTAGCATTCATATCGAGTTGGAAGTAATAGAATAG